The Juglans regia cultivar Chandler chromosome 11, Walnut 2.0, whole genome shotgun sequence genome contains the following window.
GTTTTGTTCAAGTGAAGAAGACATCAAACTAGCTGTTGATCAACCTGTAGCAATGAGGGAAGTGCCAACCAAGAAAACATTTTACCATCAACCTGCAACAAATTCTTTTACATGAGTACATAATTGATCTAGGTCAAGTTTTCAAGCTATCTCGCAAGTACATagaacattttttaaatatacgtaatgaagttttatttttgatagGTGATCTAGAAGTTTTATTCATGAGAAAATAAAGCATAACCCAAGTATACGGAATATACATAGAAGTTTTTATTCATACATTGCCCTCTCAcaattctcaaaacttttatcatttctctctctccaaatgtaccaacacatacatataaggGCCATCTTTCAAATTGCTACCACTTGATGATTGCCTTGGAGGCTTCTTCAGCTTGTTAGAAAATCCACCAAACTAAGATGCATTACATATGATACTCTAATTCCTACAAAAAATCATCTCACATGGTTCTGGCCACCTCACAATATAGAAGCAGGTGATCGACCGATTCCTCATTCTTCTTGTATATGCAACACAAATCCAACACCATTGCACGATGTTTCCTCAAATTGTGTAGCTATCACAAGAATCTTGCCTAAGGAGGCTATCCAAACAACAAAATGTGCTTTCAAATGAGCTTTCATCTTCCATATATTCCTCCGTAGAAAAATGTTCATGCCTTGACTAGTTATAACTTGGTAGAACGATCTAACTATGAATCTACCTTTCTTGGAAGGACTCCAGATAATGTCTATAGTTCCCTCGGTCAATCTtatgaaatagaataaaataatgaagttgGTAGTAACCTTCAACTCCCACCCCTTAGATAGAAACCTACATTCCATTGATCAAGGGAGCTACTAGAAAAGACCAAGAGATCCACAATTTAGGTATCCTCACCTATACAAGCTCGAATATGAAGCTTTGTTCACTGCGCCATTTTCCATGCCAAGATTTGACTCAAAAACCATCATCCACTTCAATATGTTTGAATGTCTTAGAAAAATCTCACATCACTTTCTAATGTGTTTTCACTATCCTCCTTAAACTTTCCCGAACTTCGAATCTATAACCGTCTTCCATAGGGTCCTTTTTCTTGTTGGTACTGGCTAATGTGTACTCAAAAGAGCTTGGTTGAATTTTATCAAGTTATGGATCCCAAATCCATCCCCCAATAGTTAGCAAACAATTGACCAATACACCAAATGATATTTTACTCATCCCACTCCACAAGAAATCTTGGATGAACTAATATCAGCTCAAAACCAGGAACAAAAAAACCATCCCTTAAGAAGCACTGACAAACACTTGATTAAATGGAAAAAGCCAGATGATATAATAGTGAAAACAAATTGGGATACTGTCGTGGATGTTCGATCTAAGAAAGTGGGAATTGGAGTTATATTCCGAGATACAGAATGGGACATTTTGGCCTATTTGTGTTCAAACATCAATCTCCCTATAGAGCTTGTTATAGCTAAGACTTTTGCTTTGAGAAGAGCAACAATTTTATGCTTAGAGTTAGGTCTGTCAAGTGTGGTTTTGGAAGGTGATTCTCAGATCGTAGTAAAGTCAACGAACAGTAATGAGGAGATTTGGATAGATTATGGGAACTTGATTGAGGAGACATGAAGATTACTTTCTAGAAGCTCAAGATGGAGTGTAAATTTCACTTATAAAGAAGCTAACAACATCGCTCATAAGATTGCAAGATTAGCTCTTACTTTTTCCGAAGAGAATACATGGATAGAGGATGGTCCTATACAGATTTTGAATTCTGTTTTGAGTGAAAAATACTGTAATGactgaatatatttttttttttttttgaattcaaaacaaCTTTGTATTACTCATCATTCAGGACATTACAGTTTTTGTCATGCAATACAGCATTGCATATTACATACGATCCCTCCTCAATCCAAATTTTTTCCTCACCTAGAACTAGAGCATGTTTGGCTAGCAGATGGGCCACTCTATTCCCATCTCTAGGCACAAACCTTACATTCCACTCCCTTTTCCCTTTAAAAACATGTTTGATGTCTTCCAGAATATGCCCCATCCATGACTGGTCTTCCTCATCTTTGTTGATCCTGTTGATGACAGCTGCTGCATCTCCTTTGAAGATCACCTTTGACAAAGCAAGTTCATTGCATATTTTTAAAGCTTTCCATAATGCCCAACTCTCAGCTAAAGCAGGATCTACAACATGTTTTCTGACATCACAAATGGACACCAGCACTTCCCCTTCCTCATCTCTAATTACAATCCCCATCCCCATTCTTTTAGCCTCCATGTCTATAGCAGCATCCCAGTTGGCTTTCACCTCATTAACACCTGGTTTTTGCTATTTCTTCAGTTGTACTCTAGCAGTAGTAGTGGCTGCATCTCCATCTTGAAAACTCTGTGCTGACTTATAATCCTCAAGCCCCTCACTAACCATTTTCAACAATTTATTAGGACTGTAGAATTGATTCTCGAAGACATACTTATTTCTTCTTAACCAGATCCTTCGCATTGTGGTAGCAATCCATTCCATCTCCTCTTTGTTTAGCTAATTCATCATCTTAATCCATAGTTCTAAGAAAGTCCTTTCCTCTGTGGCCCATTTTTGTACTAGACTGCTTGGCTCTGCCCACACATCTGCTGAGGAGGGACAGCTCCAAAGAATATGGATTACAGTTTCCTCACCCCTTCCACATATTGGGCATAATGGGTTTTCACCAACtctttttttaaccaaattacTCTTAGTATGAATGATGTTATTAGCAGCTTTCCACAAAAACAGTTTAACTACAGCTGGCACCTCCATCTCtcaaataaatttccaaacagCTTCATCTTTGACTCTAGTTGATGCTTCCCCTCTTTCCTTCCTTTTCATGTCCACTGCCAAGTGGTATGCACTCTTAACAGTAAACAAGTCATCTCTTGTAAAGCTCCAAAACCTCTTATCAGAAGACCCCCTTATACTCAAAGGAATTTGAACAATAACTTTGGCTTCTTCTGGTGTAAACAACTCATTAATAAGTCCTTCATCCCATGATATCGCATCTGGCCCAATCAGCTTGTTCACGCTCATATCTTCCCAGGATTCCTTCACGGTAGATTGCACATACTTTGATGTAGGTGTAGGCAACTACTTTTCACCCcaaatcttaatattatttcCATCACCCACCCTCCATTGTAAGCCCTCCTTCAATAACTCTCTAGCTGACAACACACTCCTCCAAATGAAAGAATGACTTATACCAAGTTTAGCCTTTAAGAACTCAGAGTTCTTAAAATACGTATCTCTATCAACCTAAGCAACCAGAGAAGAGGGATTTTGAATCATACGCCAGCCTTGTTTAGCTAACATGGCTGTATTAAAACTCTCTATATCCCTAAACCCCAACCCCCCTCTTGCTTTCTGCACTCCCAGCCTCTCCCAACTCCACCAATGTATTTTCTTAACATTTTCTTTGTGACCCCACCACAACTTTGAGTACAAAGAATTCAACTCCTTACATAAAACTGTTGGCATTTTAAAAACACCCAAAGTATAGGATGGGATGGCCTGTAGAACTGCTTTGATGAGGACCTCTTTACCTGCTTGGGATAAGAAGCTGTTTTTCCAGCTTTCTATCTTCTTCCACACCTTCTCCTTAACTCCTCTAAAAGTTTTGTACTTTGACCTACCCACCATAGCTGGAagtcccaagtatttttcataactatCACATACAACACCACCAGCTTCAAGTAATATCCCTTTCTTTTCTGCTTCATCAGTGTTAGAGCTGAAGAACAAAGAAGATTTTTACTTGTTTAACCTTTGGCCTGAAGCTACCTCATATTTCTGTAAAATAAGACTCAATCTCCTCCATTCATCCCTTTTTGCTCTGCCAAACAGCACACAAGAGCAGATGATTGACTCTCACACCACCTTTAGCCACTGAAACCCCCTTAATAACCCCCATCTAGTCAACATGATTGAGTAAGGAACTTAATCCCTCAGCACATAAAAGGAATAAATATGGAGAGATTGGGTCTCCCTGCCTTAAACCCCTCGTAGGTGTCACCTTACCACCAGCCTTACCATTCAAGAGAGTAGAATAAGTCACTGTACTTACACAGCTCATCACAAGCTTAACCCATTTCTCATTGAAACCCAACCTTTTCATCACAGCTTCTAAAAATTTTCACTTTATCCTGTCATAAGCCTTTGACATATTCAGTTTAAGTGCCATACTCCCATGTTTACTTTTCAGCCTTGTCTTCATTGTGTGAAGCACTTCATAAGCTATCATGACATTATCATAAATAAGTCTTCCCAAAAGGAAAGCACTTTGGTTCGGGGAAATTACAAGAGGCAGTACAAGCTTTAACCTATTGGCAATTACTTTTGAACACAGCTTATACACTACATTacaaaggctaattggcctaTAGTCACTAACCAACATAGGCATATTCACCTTATGAATTAATGCAAGATAAGTGTAATTAAGAGATTGAGGTATAATACCATCATTCAAGCATTCTAGCACTGCTGCACTAACTTTGTCACCCACAATTCTCCAATGTTGTTGAAAAAAACTTGCACTAAAGCCATCAGGTCCAGGAGACTTCAAAGGCCCCATCATTTTTAAAGCCATCTCCACTTCATCTTTTGTGAAAGGTAAGTCCAGCCTCTCATTCATATCCATTGAAACTTTAGGAACCAGGTTCTGAATGCAATCCTCAATGGCTTCCACCGAAGAGTTAGAGGTAGTAAAAATGCCTTCAAAATAGTTATTAAAAACCCTTTCAATCTCAACTATTTCATAAGAGACCCTGTCATGGAAAACTTGGATTTGTGAAATCAAATTTTTCCTCCTTCTTTGTGAAGCACAGGCATGGAAAAACTTGGTATTTTTGTCTCCTAGTTTATACCAGTCCCTCTTCGCTCTTTGTCTCCACTTAAGATCCTATTGGTCTAATAACAGCCCCACTTCCTCTTGAACCTTCTTTATAGCTGCCATGTTTTCCTTACCCTCCTCATATTGTAATCCTTTTAATACTTCAGTTTTCTGTTTTATTACTCTCCCTCTGGCTTTTTCCTTCCAATAGCTCCAGTTGGTTAGAACCTTGCTGCAGTTTACCAATAGCCTCTGTATCTGAGATGTATGTGAAGAACCAACCCTTCCTTTCCCCCATTTTGTTTCAATAACTCTGCTGCAATCATCATCCAAGGCCCAAGATGCCTCATATTTAAAGTGCCTTTTGTTATTTCCTTCCCTTCTTGCCTGCCTACCTACCTACCTGCCTATCAACCCATAACACAATAGGCCTATGGTCAGAAGACCTTGCTGGCAAAACCTTTAACAACTTATCAGGGTAGGCCTCAAACCATTTGGGGTTTGCCACAGCCCTATCCAACCTTTCTTTAGTAAAGGTTTCATCTAAGTGTTTGTTACTCCATGTAAATTTATCACCATGCCAGCCCACATCATGTAAATTACTAGCTTCAAGTGCCTCCCTTAACTCAGCCATTTGGTGTTCCCCCCTTTGTCTACCTCCCAATTTCTCATCATGTGTAGtgatctcattaaaatcccccataACACACCAGCCAATCCCATACTCAGGTTTAAAAGAGGCTAGGACCCTCCACACGTCATTCCTTTTTTGCAGTTCGGGATGGCCATAGAAGTCAGTAAATAGCCACTTGTTCTTTGTCACAGGATCTGTAATCCAACaattaggccttgtttgttttccaaaaacatctcatctcatctcatctcatctcacctcatcattacaactttctcaaatccccacacaaaataaaataaacaattcaactttttcaaatcccaaaacaacaataatattaaaaaatatattttaacaatattttattcaactttttaactttaatctcaactcatctcatctctgaaaacaaacgggccctaaATGTGCCTCTAAGAATAGttatgaatttcagcaaccatGTCACCCTCCCAACACAACATTAAACCACCCCTTTTGCCAACAGCAGTAACTTCAAAACAATTGTTCAACCCCAGCTTCCTTTTTATCCActcattctttccttttttcagCTTTGTCTCCATTAGGAAGACAACGTTgggtttcttttccttcactAACAAGCAAAGGTcctgaactgtccgagggttcccaaacCCTCGGCAATTCCAACTTAGGATTTTCATAATGTTTGGCGGGGATGTTCAACAGCCTCCGCCACTACAAGTTCATATTCTTCTGCCCTGGCCCCTAGCCTTCCTTTTTTAATCAATCCTCCCAACTCCTTAGCCTCCTTACTATCATCCCTCCCACGTTTTATAAGAGTCTGTGTCAAACTAGTTTCAGCATTCTCTCCTTTCTCCCTtgcccttctcttccatctctctccacctttattaatgatattatggGCTGGCCTAGCTACTTCCTCAGGATATAGCTCAACAGCTTCAGAGTTCCCAACCCCTTCCTTCTCGATCCTTATTCTCCAATCTCTTTGTTCACACATTGGAAAAGTGCTATCATTAACCTTCTCATCTGACTTTCCTAGTGCTCCCATTTTATCACTCATCTCAGTtccctcatctcttccttccTCCACACTCCTATCCTCCTCCCTACTAGTTTCCTCAAGAGTTGGTTATTTTCAGACCTATTCTCCCCTACTATAGGAATCTTAGATGGAACAGTAGGCACCTCTTCATCAAATCCTCTTTTAGCAAGAAAAGGCCCAAAGCTCCTCCTCTCACCTAAATCTGCCCTGAGCCAAGGGCCATATTGCCCCTCTCCCCCTTGTTTCCTCATGGTTCCATCGACCCTATTTGGACATAGCCCCCCATTATGTAAAATTCTTCCACACTCAAAATAGATTCTAGGGAGCTTTTCATACTTAAAAGGGATCCATAGGCTTTTCCCTTTTACCGTAATCTTTTTCCCTCTTATTAGAACCTTAAACACATCCAACTCCACCCGCACTCAAAAGTATTTGCCCCAACCGCACCCTTCCGTATTGGTATCCACATTAATAACCTTCCCAATCACTCCTCCAATCTGCATACCACAATCTCTATTCATACAAGCAAAAGGGAGGTCATGGAGTTGAACCCAGAACCTCTCTGTAGCAAAGGAGAGTGCATCTGGCTGAGTCAATCCATCATACATGTTAAGTACCATCAGACAGTTATCAAACAGCCAGGGCTTCCCAACCCAGACCCTCTCTTTATCAGCTTGCGTTGCAAATGTAATCACAAACACATTGGTTCTTACCTCCCGAAAGGATGCAGGTTTTGATATTCTCCAAACTTTTGCCATAGTTGTTTCAATCACTCCCCTCCCTATGCTTCTTTCTACCATCACCCTTCCCACCAGACTCCTATCCCCTTTTTCACTCAGTTcatctaaaatatcatcacccACCACAACCTCCTGATCTTCTTCCTCCGTAAGTTGTAGCCTCTCCCACTTCGTTTCCATCTCTTCCATTCCTCCTTTCACTATGCCCTGCAGTCTCCTCTTCCACCGTATTTCCACTCCTCATGTCGTCGTCGTACGTGTTTTCCTCCCCTGGGACCACCACCCAAACCGTTATAACTGCCTCACTCTAAAAAGCCCCTCCACCCCTTTTccaaagagaaaaggaagaaaaattcgAAAATCTTGAATTACAATGCCATTTAATGACTGAATATATTGATTCTCAATAAAGATATCATTCTTTGTCCTTTAGAAAAACACAATATCATGATAGGTGTAAGAACTATTTTTtcctcaagatttttttttctactattataagttaaatattaaaacagtCTATACCGGTTTTTAAACAAATTGatccatatattataattttaagctTTTTACTCCATATACCCTTAACTGTTTATAAAGCATTAAATACTCACTAATAATTGAATatcacatgcaaaaaaaaaattaaaaaattagttaaaagGAAATTGCATGAGTACCaagcttttattattattattattattattattattattattattattggaagtttttttttttcccttactaTTTGTGAATGGTGGAGTTCATTTTTTGGAAGAACGCAAGGCCTTTTTGTTTAATCAGGGCTGTTGCTCACCAGCCCAGGTGGGCATTCAAATTGAAGGTATCTCTAATTTTGTCCTTTTGAAAATAATAGTTGGCCCCTATTTTTACACCCATTTGAtcgatttttcttctttataatttttaaatcttggAATTTTCATTTCTCGTACTGATTTttgttcttgaaaaaaaaaaaaaaaaaaggatagaatGGGGACCAAATTGCATCATCCCTAGGCTGAAAAAAGGAAGCTCCGATCCGAATGCCCAATTTCGGGATTGACCCGGTATTAGTCGCAGATACCAGAATCGAAGATAGCCCTAGTTGTTTCATTTAGCGACACAGTGGTGACGGTacccatttagggttttggacaCGAGAAGAAGATCCTGGCTTACGTTCACAAGTacaggcactgagagagagagagagagagagaggatgtgGAGGTCATTGGTGGCAAGAGCTGCTCTTTCCAGAATGGAAGGAGCACGGAGCTTCTGTAAGAGCCAGAACCCCAAGGTACCTTCTTTCTCTAAAACCTTAACCCAAGCTGAATCTCCTCATTTGTCAACGAGGGTCTCCCCCAATACATATTTTCTTCTAGAAAACCCCAGGTTCTTCTCTCAAACCTCAACGAACCACTCTGATTTTGACTCCCATCTCTCTGAGGCGGAACAGTCCTCAGAAGGTTTTGCTGACAATGGTGATACCCGGTTGGAGAATTTTGCCCCTGATGTTGAGATTCATGGAGTTGTGGACCAAGATTATGTGGGGTTTGATGATAATAGGGATGCCCAGTTGGATAGTTTTGCCTCTGGGGATGGTCTTTTCGGGAACCCAGAGCAATCGAATGATGCTAAGTGGGATAGTTTAGCCACTGCGGAGGGAAGCGGTGATGTCCAGATTGAAAGTTTTGGCTCTGGGGATGGAGAGGGGCAGGTTTATGAGATTGATGTGGAACAGTTAGAGAATCTGTTGTCTCTTTTACAGAGTAGTGTTGATGGGTCTTTGGAGTCGAGTCTTGATGGCATGGGTTTGACCCTACATGAGGAATTTGTGGTGAAAGTGCTTGAAACCCGACTTGTTTTGGGTGAGAATTTGATTAGGTTTTTCAAGTGGGGTATGAAGGAGAAACCCGAATTTAAAATAACTTCATGTGTAGTGGATTCACTTGTTCGTGGCATATGTTGTGATCTTAAGAAGAAAGATGCATATGCTTTGTGGGATTTAATTAAGGAGATAGGTGAGAAGGAGAATGGTGTGTTGAATGTGGGGGCTCTCAATGATTTGATAGCATTGTTTTCGAAGTTGGGTAAAGGGAAGGCCGCATTAGAGGTTTTTAACTCATTTGAGGATTTTGGATGTGTCCCAAATGTGGATACGTATTATTTCACAATTGAAGCACTTTGTAGGCGATCATTTTTTGATTGGGCTTTGTGTATTTGTGAGAAGATGCTCGAAGCAGGAAGCTTGCCTGAAAATGATAAAGTTGGTAAGATCATATCTTGGTTGTGTAAGGGGAGAAAGGCTAAGGATGCCCATTCAGTTTATTTGTTGGCGAAGGAGAAAAACCAGTATCCACCTCAGTCTTCTGTTAATTTTTTGATCAGTTCACTCTGTAGGGAGGATAAAACCGTGGAATTGGCTTTGGAAATGTTGGATGATTTTCCAGAAGAAGCTCGAAAATATGCGATCAAGCCATTCTCTGCTGTCATTCGTGGTTTGTGTAGGATGAGAGATGTCGATGGGGCAAA
Protein-coding sequences here:
- the LOC109018896 gene encoding pentatricopeptide repeat-containing protein At3g02650, mitochondrial; the encoded protein is MWRSLVARAALSRMEGARSFCKSQNPKVPSFSKTLTQAESPHLSTRVSPNTYFLLENPRFFSQTSTNHSDFDSHLSEAEQSSEGFADNGDTRLENFAPDVEIHGVVDQDYVGFDDNRDAQLDSFASGDGLFGNPEQSNDAKWDSLATAEGSGDVQIESFGSGDGEGQVYEIDVEQLENLLSLLQSSVDGSLESSLDGMGLTLHEEFVVKVLETRLVLGENLIRFFKWGMKEKPEFKITSCVVDSLVRGICCDLKKKDAYALWDLIKEIGEKENGVLNVGALNDLIALFSKLGKGKAALEVFNSFEDFGCVPNVDTYYFTIEALCRRSFFDWALCICEKMLEAGSLPENDKVGKIISWLCKGRKAKDAHSVYLLAKEKNQYPPQSSVNFLISSLCREDKTVELALEMLDDFPEEARKYAIKPFSAVIRGLCRMRDVDGAKQLLSKMIVEGPPPGNAVFNSIINGYSKAGDLGEAMQIKKLMESRGLKPDVYTYTVILSGYANGGQMEEACKVLSEAKKNHPTLSPVTYHTLIRGYCKLEEFNKALELLGEMKDFGVQPNVDEYNKLIQSLCLKALDWKTAEKLLEEMKEKGLHLNGITGGLIRAVKEMEEEELLLG
- the LOC109018104 gene encoding uncharacterized protein LOC109018104, which gives rise to MEAKRMGMGIVIRDEEGEVLVSICDVRKHVVDPALAESWALWKALKICNELALSKVIFKGDAAAVINRINKDEEDQSWMGHILEDIKHVFKGKREWNVRFVPRDGNRVAHLLAKHALVLGEEKIWIEEGSYVICNAVLHDKNCNVLNDE
- the LOC109018084 gene encoding uncharacterized protein LOC109018084, giving the protein MEEMETKWERLQLTEEEDQEVVVGDDILDELSEKGDRSLVGRVMVERSIGRGVIETTMAKVWRISKPASFREVRTNVFVITFATQADKERVWVGKPWLFDNCLMVLNMYDGLTQPDALSFATERFWVQLHDLPFACMNRDCGMQIGGVIGKVINVDTNTEGCGWGKYF